A single genomic interval of Stieleria maiorica harbors:
- a CDS encoding ABC transporter permease, translating into MRWNLAYRTLLHDRGKLIAGLVGVIFSVVLVNIQGGLFFGLINKASVLVDRSNADIWIGHRGMHNVDFAHPIPERWRHVVASVEGVEEVQPLRVEFGEMSLPNGAFENIVLVGVSDATDLGHAFRIVDGPENALDLLDAVIVDRCDSDKLSEPVVGELREINGRRVRVTGKSSGILSFLVTPYVFTDYDNAVDLADSDPSETSYLLARIAPGADCQRTCEEIKRLLPDVEAMPTDEYAGVSINFWMTRTGIGLSFGAAAMLGLLVGLVMVGQTLYAMVLDRISEYATLRAIGLSERELLCILGLQSALVATIGIAIGMVITVILKTLLSTPRATIEIPLMLYVGCGVLIFAICLFAAGLPYLRVRRIDPHTALQS; encoded by the coding sequence ATGCGTTGGAACCTTGCCTATCGCACTCTTCTTCATGACCGCGGCAAGTTAATTGCCGGGTTGGTCGGAGTGATCTTTTCGGTCGTGTTGGTGAATATCCAGGGCGGTCTGTTCTTTGGACTGATCAACAAGGCCAGCGTGCTGGTCGATCGCAGCAACGCGGACATCTGGATCGGCCATCGGGGCATGCACAACGTCGACTTCGCACACCCGATTCCGGAACGTTGGCGGCATGTCGTCGCAAGCGTCGAAGGCGTCGAAGAGGTTCAGCCACTGCGAGTTGAGTTCGGCGAGATGTCGCTTCCCAACGGAGCATTCGAGAACATCGTCCTAGTGGGCGTTTCTGACGCGACCGATCTGGGACATGCATTTCGGATTGTCGATGGACCGGAAAACGCGCTCGATCTACTCGATGCGGTCATTGTCGATCGCTGTGATAGCGACAAATTGTCTGAACCAGTGGTGGGTGAACTGAGGGAGATCAATGGTCGTCGGGTCCGGGTGACCGGAAAGAGTAGCGGGATTCTTAGCTTTCTGGTGACTCCCTACGTTTTTACTGACTATGACAACGCGGTCGACTTGGCAGATTCAGATCCATCGGAGACGTCGTATTTGCTCGCTCGGATCGCCCCTGGAGCGGATTGCCAACGGACCTGCGAAGAGATCAAACGCTTGCTGCCGGATGTCGAGGCGATGCCAACCGATGAATATGCGGGCGTGAGTATCAATTTTTGGATGACACGCACAGGCATCGGATTGAGTTTCGGCGCCGCAGCAATGCTGGGACTGCTGGTCGGCTTGGTGATGGTCGGGCAAACGTTGTACGCGATGGTGCTGGATCGAATCAGCGAATACGCGACGCTGCGGGCAATCGGACTCAGCGAACGTGAACTGTTGTGCATCCTCGGCCTTCAATCTGCTCTGGTTGCAACGATCGGCATTGCGATCGGCATGGTGATCACCGTCATTCTCAAAACCCTGCTCAGCACCCCTCGAGCGACGATCGAAATCCCCTTGATGTTGTATGTCGGATGCGGGGTGTTGATCTTCGCGATCTGCTTATTCGCGGCCGGATTGCCTTACTTGCGTGTTCGACGCATTGACCCCCACACCGCATTGCAGTCATGA
- a CDS encoding HlyD family secretion protein, whose translation MRQLFLAGAFAALGTGILIIADQHQRANSRPAALPEKAETVIAQSSVHAAGRIEGTTENVLIRPQFPGRIESVFVARGSRVEKGQVLFQLETRRYEAQRDLASATLSAARAKRMRLVAGARDSEIEAAKQEMIAAQARYDSSKTRFERASKLFSRNALSSQGLEDYRADHDANLALLQAAHQRYETIKADPRLADLMAADAEIASAQAQLDMAEIDLQRCSVVSPCPAVVLAVEINPGEWISPEMPDAALELSNTERLRVVADVDERDALTVTLGQTCEVTADALPGQHFSGVVVEIEPRMEPKKIYGGWAGERNETHTRRVWIDLRTDVTLPVGLPVEVMIH comes from the coding sequence ATGAGACAGCTGTTTCTTGCTGGAGCATTCGCGGCGTTGGGGACCGGAATCCTGATCATCGCCGACCAGCACCAACGGGCGAACTCCCGACCAGCGGCACTGCCCGAGAAGGCGGAAACCGTGATCGCCCAATCGTCGGTTCATGCGGCCGGTCGAATCGAAGGGACGACCGAAAACGTCTTGATCCGGCCTCAGTTTCCAGGCCGAATCGAATCGGTCTTCGTGGCCCGCGGATCACGAGTAGAAAAAGGCCAAGTGCTGTTTCAACTTGAAACGCGTCGCTATGAAGCACAGCGGGATCTCGCGTCGGCAACTCTGTCGGCGGCGCGCGCAAAACGAATGCGGCTCGTCGCCGGTGCACGAGACAGCGAAATTGAAGCGGCTAAACAAGAGATGATCGCCGCACAAGCACGCTACGACAGCTCCAAAACTCGGTTCGAACGGGCGAGCAAGTTGTTCTCCAGGAATGCGCTTAGCTCGCAAGGGCTCGAAGATTACCGCGCCGACCACGACGCGAATCTGGCCTTGCTGCAGGCCGCACACCAGCGCTACGAAACCATCAAAGCCGATCCGCGACTTGCCGATTTGATGGCGGCCGATGCCGAAATCGCTTCGGCCCAGGCGCAACTGGACATGGCTGAGATCGATCTACAGCGATGCTCGGTCGTTTCGCCGTGCCCTGCCGTTGTCTTGGCGGTGGAGATCAACCCGGGCGAATGGATCAGCCCCGAGATGCCCGACGCGGCGCTCGAACTTTCCAATACCGAACGCTTGCGAGTCGTCGCCGATGTGGACGAACGCGACGCGTTGACGGTGACGCTGGGGCAGACGTGTGAGGTCACGGCCGATGCGCTGCCGGGACAGCATTTCTCGGGTGTCGTCGTTGAGATTGAACCGAGAATGGAACCGAAGAAGATTTACGGCGGTTGGGCCGGGGAGCGCAACGAAACGCACACGCGGCGGGTTTGGATCGATCTGCGGACGGACGTGACGTTGCCGGTCGGTTTGCCGGTTGAGGTGATGATTCACTAA
- a CDS encoding ABC transporter ATP-binding protein yields MSLTNANAGATPPFDIPVLGPSRSGHAAGQKSASRTQPVLEAKAIAKSYVIGGQARPVLDGIDFHVDPGECVFLAGPSGSGKTTLLSILGLLLTSDSGELYLKDRRVDGLDEVERTLVRRQRIGFVFQRFQLINGLTAEDNVAIPLTMEGMAMREARNRAGELLCRMGLQDHCKALPTSMSPGQCQRVALARAVIDEPELILADEPTAALDGKSGKAVMELLHQLTKEFASSTVVVTHDPRIYEYADRICEMENGRFK; encoded by the coding sequence ATGAGCCTTACAAACGCGAACGCCGGCGCGACTCCCCCATTTGACATTCCGGTCCTTGGACCGAGCCGATCGGGGCATGCGGCCGGGCAGAAGTCAGCGTCGCGAACGCAACCTGTACTGGAAGCGAAAGCGATCGCGAAATCCTATGTCATCGGCGGACAAGCTCGGCCGGTGCTCGACGGCATCGACTTTCACGTCGATCCGGGTGAATGTGTTTTTTTGGCCGGTCCGTCGGGAAGCGGGAAAACGACATTGCTGTCGATCCTGGGGCTGCTTTTGACGTCGGACTCCGGGGAACTGTATCTGAAAGATCGACGCGTCGACGGATTGGACGAAGTCGAGCGCACGTTGGTGCGACGCCAGCGAATCGGATTCGTGTTTCAACGCTTCCAGCTGATCAACGGGCTGACGGCGGAAGACAACGTCGCCATCCCGCTGACGATGGAAGGGATGGCGATGCGGGAGGCTCGCAATCGTGCCGGCGAACTGTTGTGCCGAATGGGACTGCAGGATCACTGCAAGGCGTTGCCGACGTCGATGAGTCCCGGGCAATGCCAGCGAGTCGCGTTGGCTCGCGCCGTGATCGATGAACCGGAGCTGATCCTGGCCGATGAGCCGACGGCGGCGCTGGATGGTAAATCGGGAAAGGCCGTGATGGAGCTGCTCCACCAATTGACGAAAGAATTCGCCAGTTCAACCGTTGTCGTGACCCATGATCCTCGGATCTACGAGTACGCCGATCGGATCTGCGAAATGGAAAACGGGAGATTCAAATGA
- a CDS encoding prolyl oligopeptidase family serine peptidase, whose amino-acid sequence MRLSVYIFGLCFLGVCGHVTFQSLSAAEPIETGRSRTINQRIDVHWTDATHFTFTEQLAGGGVTVRTVDAATGAISAVDQNSIAGDGKVLRGGPLPRSEPSAMETSVEFVNDSDTTVALYWIEPNGDLRQYGQLAPGQTRSQHTFAGHAWAVKSSDDRFFGSTIAQSPPTVARIKTEFESPKPISMPRRRRGRTDRAMGPVPSPDGESAFRRSPAGLRLKVADADETRWVELDFGAVDGHEIVSPSWSPDGMLVAAWKVQRNEPPETVTIESSPSSGGRAKVQSRPYRLPGDKYDVYELFVFDAASGERLQTDLPEIDFGRPHVHWFGAHKLAIEKVDRGHQRVRLFVINPINQTTRTVVDETSQTFVWSTHGPHVPMFTYLETTNEVIYASERSGYRHLYLVGLEDKVEEDTEQKNTDQGEPSPRSAHPSQGENDSRNEEALSAVTSGNWLVREIVRIDEDARTLDLLVGEFYDGQDPYHRHLVRVGLDDDGLVAITESDGDHSVQFSPDGRFVVATHSRVDSPPVHELRRADDGALITELLRAERVGNDASNWSAPKVFHAAGRDGETQIWGNLYFPADYDASLTNHYPVIEAIYAGPHDSHVPKRYSHAARYKELTDLGFVVVQIDGMGTANRSKAFHDVCWHNLKDAGFPDRIAWMKAAKEEYPAIDLSRVGIFGTSAGGQNACGALLFHGQFYKAAYASCGCHDNRMDKASWNEQWMGYPVGEHYALNSNLENAERLQGDLFLVVGELDSNVPPESTYRLVDALVKADKDFEFLMIPGMGHSDGGTYGRRRMRAFFVEKLRPGAR is encoded by the coding sequence TTGCGTCTTTCAGTCTACATTTTCGGCTTGTGTTTTTTGGGTGTGTGTGGCCACGTAACATTTCAATCGCTTTCGGCGGCTGAACCAATCGAAACGGGGCGGAGCCGGACCATCAACCAACGCATCGACGTTCACTGGACCGACGCGACCCATTTCACCTTCACCGAACAGCTTGCCGGGGGCGGGGTCACCGTTCGCACGGTGGATGCGGCGACCGGTGCGATCAGCGCGGTAGACCAGAATTCCATCGCCGGCGACGGCAAGGTGCTTCGCGGAGGCCCGTTGCCGCGTTCGGAACCGTCGGCAATGGAGACGAGCGTCGAGTTCGTGAACGATTCGGACACGACGGTGGCGTTGTACTGGATTGAACCCAACGGAGACCTTCGGCAATACGGCCAGCTCGCACCGGGCCAGACGCGTTCCCAACACACGTTCGCCGGCCATGCCTGGGCGGTCAAATCGTCCGATGACCGCTTCTTCGGCAGCACGATCGCCCAGTCACCGCCCACCGTTGCCCGGATCAAGACCGAATTCGAATCCCCAAAACCGATTTCAATGCCGCGCCGCCGTCGTGGGCGAACCGACCGAGCGATGGGACCGGTGCCTTCGCCCGATGGTGAATCCGCGTTCCGGCGATCGCCGGCGGGGCTGCGATTGAAAGTCGCAGACGCAGATGAAACGCGCTGGGTCGAATTGGACTTCGGAGCCGTCGACGGCCATGAGATTGTTTCGCCGTCCTGGTCGCCCGATGGAATGCTCGTCGCCGCTTGGAAAGTCCAACGCAACGAGCCGCCGGAAACGGTGACCATCGAGTCGTCTCCGTCCAGCGGCGGGCGCGCCAAGGTTCAATCCCGGCCGTATCGATTGCCGGGCGACAAATACGACGTCTATGAACTGTTCGTGTTCGATGCCGCATCCGGAGAACGTCTTCAGACCGACTTGCCGGAAATCGATTTCGGACGCCCTCATGTTCATTGGTTCGGAGCTCACAAACTCGCGATCGAAAAGGTGGATCGGGGACATCAACGTGTGCGGCTGTTTGTGATCAACCCCATCAACCAAACGACGCGAACCGTCGTGGATGAAACGTCACAGACATTCGTCTGGTCGACGCATGGGCCGCACGTGCCGATGTTCACTTACCTGGAAACGACCAATGAAGTGATCTATGCGAGCGAGCGCAGCGGGTACCGGCATTTGTATCTGGTGGGTTTGGAAGACAAGGTTGAAGAAGATACGGAGCAGAAGAATACAGACCAAGGCGAGCCGTCTCCTCGCTCCGCTCACCCTTCCCAGGGGGAAAATGACTCAAGGAACGAGGAAGCCCTCAGTGCAGTCACGTCAGGGAATTGGTTGGTACGGGAGATCGTGCGGATCGACGAGGACGCTCGGACGCTGGATTTACTGGTTGGTGAGTTCTATGACGGCCAGGATCCGTACCATCGGCACCTTGTCCGCGTCGGGTTGGATGACGATGGTTTGGTGGCGATCACAGAATCCGACGGTGACCACTCGGTTCAGTTCTCGCCCGATGGGCGATTCGTCGTCGCAACGCACAGTCGCGTCGACTCGCCGCCGGTCCACGAATTGCGACGGGCAGACGACGGTGCATTGATTACGGAGTTGCTGCGTGCCGAGCGGGTTGGCAACGACGCCTCCAACTGGTCAGCACCGAAGGTCTTTCACGCAGCGGGGCGAGACGGCGAGACACAGATTTGGGGGAATCTGTATTTCCCCGCGGATTATGACGCGAGCCTGACAAACCACTATCCCGTGATCGAGGCAATTTACGCGGGCCCGCACGATTCACATGTTCCCAAACGCTACTCGCATGCGGCCCGCTACAAGGAGCTGACGGACCTGGGGTTCGTGGTGGTGCAGATCGATGGGATGGGGACGGCCAATCGATCCAAGGCGTTTCACGATGTGTGCTGGCATAATCTGAAAGACGCAGGGTTCCCCGATCGGATTGCTTGGATGAAGGCCGCGAAAGAGGAATATCCGGCGATCGACTTGTCGCGCGTCGGAATTTTCGGGACGTCTGCCGGCGGCCAAAACGCATGCGGAGCATTGCTGTTTCACGGGCAGTTTTACAAGGCCGCGTATGCCTCGTGTGGCTGCCATGACAACCGCATGGACAAGGCGTCTTGGAACGAACAATGGATGGGCTATCCGGTCGGCGAGCATTATGCCCTCAACAGTAATCTTGAGAACGCGGAACGTTTGCAAGGCGATCTGTTCTTGGTGGTCGGGGAATTGGACAGCAATGTGCCTCCGGAATCGACCTATCGGTTGGTCGACGCGCTGGTCAAGGCGGACAAGGATTTCGAGTTCTTGATGATTCCCGGGATGGGGCACAGCGATGGAGGAACGTATGGGCGTCGGCGGATGCGGGCGTTTTTTGTGGAGAAGTTACGGCCCGGGGCAAGGTGA
- a CDS encoding N-acyl amino acid synthase FeeM domain-containing protein — protein MSPSHPKPSLAQAMSERMSIDGVTYKIASCREEREDAFRLIHDAYVKSGLMTPNKARMRVTPYHLLPTTDVFIAYHQGKVIYTLTLISDDQMGMPMEEVYGREVEQRRCATGAYFAEVSCLASRTGYFNRNRMFNVFVQLAALMVQSARENGVERLLVACSPRHARFYQCYLAFSQIGDQRVYGQVRNKPAVALEHDFAKLDQESYPLRDRIYAAPLRHWELYHQPMLREEAFYFSEVAGLCAEHFPLEAVS, from the coding sequence ATGTCCCCCAGTCATCCGAAACCATCACTTGCCCAGGCGATGAGCGAGCGGATGTCGATCGATGGTGTGACGTACAAGATTGCGAGTTGCCGCGAAGAACGCGAGGACGCGTTTCGGCTGATTCATGACGCCTATGTCAAATCGGGCTTGATGACGCCAAACAAAGCGCGGATGCGGGTCACACCGTATCATCTGTTGCCGACCACCGATGTCTTCATCGCCTATCACCAGGGGAAAGTGATCTACACATTGACCTTGATCAGCGACGATCAAATGGGAATGCCCATGGAAGAGGTTTATGGGCGTGAAGTGGAACAGCGGCGTTGTGCAACCGGTGCCTATTTTGCCGAAGTCTCGTGTCTAGCTAGTCGTACCGGCTATTTCAATCGCAACCGCATGTTCAATGTGTTTGTGCAACTGGCCGCATTGATGGTGCAATCGGCTCGAGAAAACGGCGTCGAAAGGCTGCTGGTGGCGTGCAGTCCTCGGCATGCCCGGTTTTACCAGTGCTATCTGGCATTCTCGCAGATCGGAGATCAGAGGGTTTACGGACAGGTTCGCAACAAACCGGCCGTCGCGCTCGAGCATGATTTCGCAAAACTCGATCAAGAATCTTATCCGCTCCGTGATCGCATCTACGCCGCTCCGCTTCGGCATTGGGAACTGTACCACCAACCGATGTTGCGGGAAGAAGCATTCTACTTCAGTGAAGTCGCCGGTCTGTGCGCCGAGCACTTCCCGCTGGAAGCTGTCAGCTAA